The proteins below are encoded in one region of Nakamurella flava:
- a CDS encoding P-II family nitrogen regulator: MKLVTAVIKPFKLDEVRAALLAFGVQGMTVSESSGYGRQRGHTEVYRGAEYTVELLPKVRLEILVDDEDSDDVVDVIVRAARTGKIGDGKVWTSTVENVVRVRTGEKGPEAL, from the coding sequence GTGAAGCTGGTCACCGCCGTCATCAAACCCTTCAAGCTGGACGAGGTCCGGGCCGCGCTGCTGGCCTTCGGTGTGCAGGGGATGACCGTGTCGGAGTCCTCCGGGTATGGCCGCCAGCGCGGTCACACCGAGGTCTACCGGGGTGCGGAGTACACCGTGGAGCTGCTGCCCAAGGTGCGTCTGGAGATCCTCGTCGACGACGAGGACAGCGACGACGTCGTGGACGTCATCGTGCGGGCCGCCCGCACCGGCAAGATCGGTGACGGCAAGGTCTGGACGTCGACGGTCGAGAACGTCGTCCGCGTGCGCACCGGCGAAAAGGGTCCGGAAGCACTCTGA
- a CDS encoding type 1 glutamine amidotransferase — translation MSAPRILVLEHDEAAPVARLGDWLRAAGAELTVARAHAGAPIPAEPDGWDGIVCLGGRMGAAQDEVAPWLPATRGLLAAAVQNRVPTLGVCLGAQLLALATGGSVDPGLEGPEIGAHLAAKRDAANSDPLFGPLPMTPDVMHFHDDVVSDLPPGAVLLMSSTGYPHQAYRVGPAAWGVQFHIETTAADVRAWARMTDQPANWRLADALDEADEAMTEIWSEFAARFVDVCRQRPTRRIEVGVSAR, via the coding sequence GTGAGCGCGCCGCGGATCCTGGTGCTCGAGCACGACGAGGCGGCGCCGGTCGCCCGGCTCGGTGACTGGTTGCGCGCCGCGGGAGCCGAGCTCACCGTGGCCCGGGCCCACGCCGGTGCGCCGATCCCCGCCGAACCCGACGGCTGGGACGGGATCGTCTGCCTGGGTGGGCGGATGGGCGCGGCGCAGGACGAGGTGGCGCCCTGGTTGCCGGCCACCCGCGGTCTGCTCGCCGCCGCCGTCCAGAACCGGGTCCCGACGCTCGGGGTCTGCCTGGGCGCGCAGCTGCTCGCCCTGGCCACCGGGGGATCGGTCGACCCGGGTCTGGAGGGCCCGGAGATCGGCGCGCACCTGGCGGCCAAACGGGACGCCGCCAACAGCGACCCGCTGTTCGGGCCGCTGCCGATGACCCCCGACGTCATGCACTTCCACGACGACGTCGTCTCCGACCTGCCCCCGGGGGCCGTGCTGCTGATGTCTTCCACCGGGTACCCGCACCAGGCCTACCGTGTCGGCCCGGCCGCCTGGGGCGTGCAGTTCCACATCGAGACCACCGCCGCGGACGTCCGGGCGTGGGCCAGGATGACCGACCAGCCGGCGAACTGGCGGCTGGCCGATGCGCTGGACGAGGCGGACGAGGCGATGACCGAGATCTGGTCCGAGTTCGCCGCCCGCTTCGTCGACGTCTGCCGGCAGCGGCCGACCCGACGCATCGAGGTCGGGGTGAGCGCCCGATGA
- the ftsY gene encoding signal recognition particle-docking protein FtsY, translating to MPTWIWIVIIVAALLAIALVVGFVRYRRSRVSLAPPSSPAATGGSTAPPVKGGGYKAGGSISFSTGGTATADRPAPPSAPVEPATPQAPARGTRPFPPVTPETTDTAPPRPTEPSGAHPVTDRPETDGQPGVGDDAAVPRDSDTRSIVDVALPDAPIAPPVSKPAPEVETAPEPEVETPAPTATAPAVESPADETPVASPVVEPAPEVVLPPRRTTEFPPVRATPQGPVVGVQPEPAVEPVAPADQTAVEVDEIEPSAGRLNRLRGRLSRSQNVFGQSLLGLLGASTIDEDSWTDIEDTLLMADLGAGAAMEITDRLRKEIAAHGTTDAAGARALLRRVLVDAVGTDMDRSVRALPHDGRPSVILVVGVNGTGKTTTTGKLARVLVADGRDVVLGAADTFRAAAADQLQTWGDRAGATVVRSAAGADPAAVAFDAVKKGIETNADAVLIDTAGRLHTKTGLMDELGKVKRVVEKQAKVDEVLLVLDATTGQNGLVQATVFADVVDITGIALTKLDGTAKGGIVVAVQRALNVPVKLVGLGEGPDDLAPFEPEAFVDALLG from the coding sequence GTGCCAACGTGGATCTGGATCGTCATCATCGTCGCCGCCCTGCTCGCGATCGCGCTCGTCGTCGGTTTCGTGCGCTACCGCCGGAGCCGGGTCAGCCTCGCCCCGCCGTCCAGCCCGGCCGCCACCGGGGGGTCCACCGCGCCGCCGGTCAAGGGCGGCGGCTACAAGGCGGGCGGATCCATCTCCTTCTCGACCGGCGGGACGGCCACCGCCGACCGCCCGGCCCCCCCGTCGGCCCCCGTCGAGCCGGCGACACCGCAGGCCCCGGCCCGGGGGACGCGTCCGTTCCCCCCGGTCACCCCGGAGACCACCGACACCGCCCCGCCGCGGCCCACAGAACCATCGGGAGCGCATCCGGTCACCGACCGGCCCGAGACCGACGGACAGCCCGGGGTGGGCGACGACGCCGCCGTGCCTCGCGACTCGGACACCCGCTCGATCGTCGACGTGGCGTTGCCCGATGCGCCGATCGCGCCGCCCGTCTCCAAGCCTGCACCTGAGGTTGAGACTGCACCTGAACCTGAGGTCGAGACTCCGGCGCCGACCGCGACCGCGCCGGCGGTGGAGAGCCCGGCCGACGAGACCCCGGTGGCGTCGCCGGTGGTCGAGCCGGCCCCCGAGGTCGTGCTGCCCCCGCGGCGCACCACCGAGTTCCCGCCGGTGCGAGCCACCCCGCAGGGCCCGGTCGTCGGGGTCCAGCCCGAACCGGCGGTCGAGCCGGTCGCCCCGGCCGACCAGACGGCCGTCGAGGTCGACGAGATCGAGCCCTCGGCCGGTCGGCTCAACCGGCTGCGCGGTCGGCTGTCCCGATCGCAGAACGTCTTCGGTCAGTCCCTGCTCGGGCTGCTGGGTGCCTCGACCATCGACGAGGACTCCTGGACCGACATCGAGGACACCCTGCTGATGGCCGATCTCGGGGCCGGTGCGGCCATGGAGATCACCGACCGGCTGCGCAAGGAGATCGCCGCGCACGGCACCACCGACGCGGCCGGTGCCCGGGCCCTGCTGCGCCGGGTGCTCGTCGACGCCGTCGGCACCGACATGGACCGCTCCGTCCGCGCGCTCCCGCACGACGGCCGCCCCTCGGTCATCCTGGTCGTCGGGGTCAACGGCACCGGCAAGACCACCACCACCGGCAAGCTCGCCCGCGTCCTGGTCGCCGACGGACGCGACGTGGTGCTCGGCGCGGCCGACACCTTCCGCGCCGCCGCCGCCGACCAGCTGCAGACCTGGGGGGACCGGGCCGGCGCGACCGTCGTGCGGTCCGCCGCGGGGGCCGATCCGGCCGCCGTCGCCTTCGACGCGGTCAAGAAGGGCATCGAGACGAACGCGGACGCCGTCCTCATCGACACCGCCGGCCGTCTGCACACCAAGACCGGCCTGATGGACGAGCTCGGCAAGGTCAAGCGGGTCGTCGAGAAGCAGGCGAAGGTCGACGAGGTCCTGTTGGTACTGGACGCCACCACCGGTCAGAACGGTCTGGTCCAGGCCACCGTGTTCGCCGACGTCGTCGACATCACCGGCATCGCCCTGACCAAGTTGGACGGCACCGCCAAGGGCGGCATCGTCGTGGCCGTGCAGCGGGCACTCAACGTCCCGGTGAAGCTGGTCGGGCTGGGGGAGGGACCGGACGACCTGGCGCCTTTCGAACCCGAGGCGTTCGTCGACGCGCTACTGGGCTGA
- a CDS encoding exodeoxyribonuclease III produces the protein MRLATWNLNSIRARLPRLLAWLERTDVDVVALQETKIDDERFPRAELAAAGYEVASFGFSQWNGVALLSRVGLTDVTVGLPGAPTWTKDTDTPAVVEARAIGATCGGVQVWSLYVPNGRAIGDPHYDYKLQWLAALRDFGAKTLADAPDLPMALCGDFNIAPTDDDIWSVEYFHGSTHVTPPEREAFAAVVDAGFTDVVRPHAPGPGTFTYWDYTQLSFPKRRGMRIDFALASPALADRVTGAFIDREERKGKGASDHAPVVVEFEA, from the coding sequence ATGCGACTCGCCACCTGGAACCTCAACTCCATCCGCGCCCGGCTGCCCCGGCTGCTGGCCTGGCTGGAGCGCACCGACGTCGACGTCGTCGCCCTCCAGGAGACCAAGATCGACGACGAGCGCTTCCCGCGGGCCGAACTCGCCGCCGCCGGCTACGAGGTGGCCAGCTTCGGCTTCTCCCAGTGGAACGGGGTCGCCCTACTGTCCCGGGTCGGGCTGACCGACGTCACCGTCGGGCTCCCCGGCGCGCCAACCTGGACCAAGGACACCGACACGCCGGCCGTCGTCGAGGCCCGCGCCATCGGCGCCACTTGCGGCGGGGTACAGGTGTGGAGCCTGTACGTGCCCAACGGTCGCGCCATCGGCGACCCGCACTACGACTACAAGCTGCAGTGGCTGGCTGCCCTCCGCGACTTCGGGGCCAAGACCCTGGCCGACGCCCCCGATCTGCCGATGGCCCTGTGTGGCGACTTCAACATCGCCCCGACCGACGACGACATCTGGTCGGTCGAGTACTTCCACGGCTCCACGCACGTCACCCCACCGGAGCGGGAGGCCTTCGCCGCCGTCGTCGACGCCGGGTTCACCGATGTCGTCCGCCCGCACGCCCCCGGCCCGGGCACCTTCACCTACTGGGACTACACCCAGTTGTCCTTCCCCAAGCGCCGCGGGATGCGCATCGACTTCGCCCTGGCCAGCCCGGCGCTGGCCGATCGGGTCACCGGGGCGTTCATCGACCGCGAGGAACGCAAGGGCAAGGGAGCGTCCGACCACGCCCCGGTGGTCGTGGAGTTCGAGGCGTGA
- a CDS encoding ammonium transporter yields the protein MEFELNSGNTAWMLTSASLVLLMTPALAFFYGGMTRSKSVLNMMMMSFGALAVVAPLWVLYGYSMTFASLDGGLGGIIGDPTKFFALKGLTDADSLMISTGVPATVAVGYQATFAVITVALISGAIADRAKFGTWLVFSAIWMTLVYAPIAHMVWGGGILGGTGFVATNISTPIDFAGGTVVHINAGMAGLVLALIIGKRRGFGKDPMKPHNLPFVMLGAALLWFGWFGFNAGSEFGADGTAGQAWVNTLVATAVAALGWLIVERIRDKHATSLGAASGIVAGLVAITPAAAAVDVIGAMAIGLVAGAVCAMAVGLKYKLGYDDSLDVVGVHLVGGLIGTVLIGFFATFGGDGQSTFAPEGAAQGLFYGGGFTQLITQTLVALIAVAISGVMTAIIGLALKYTMGWRVPEEHEVEGVDVTTHGEAAYDIEPASGAGVSGVLSHPLSNKSQGVNA from the coding sequence ATGGAGTTCGAACTCAACAGCGGGAATACCGCCTGGATGCTGACCTCGGCATCCCTGGTCCTGCTGATGACACCCGCGCTGGCCTTCTTCTACGGCGGTATGACCCGCTCGAAGTCCGTGCTGAACATGATGATGATGAGCTTCGGCGCTCTCGCTGTCGTCGCCCCGCTCTGGGTGCTGTACGGCTACTCGATGACCTTCGCCTCCCTCGACGGGGGCCTCGGCGGCATCATCGGTGACCCGACCAAGTTCTTCGCCCTCAAGGGCCTGACCGACGCCGACAGCCTGATGATCTCGACCGGCGTGCCGGCCACGGTGGCCGTCGGCTACCAGGCCACCTTCGCCGTCATCACCGTCGCCCTGATCTCCGGCGCCATCGCCGACCGGGCGAAGTTCGGTACCTGGCTGGTCTTCTCGGCCATCTGGATGACCCTGGTCTACGCCCCGATCGCGCACATGGTGTGGGGCGGTGGCATCCTCGGTGGCACCGGCTTCGTCGCCACGAACATCTCCACCCCGATCGACTTCGCGGGCGGCACGGTCGTCCACATCAACGCCGGTATGGCCGGCCTGGTCCTCGCGCTGATCATCGGCAAGCGCCGCGGCTTCGGCAAGGATCCGATGAAGCCGCACAACCTGCCGTTCGTCATGCTGGGCGCCGCCCTGCTGTGGTTCGGCTGGTTCGGCTTCAACGCCGGTTCCGAGTTCGGCGCCGACGGCACCGCCGGCCAGGCGTGGGTCAACACCCTGGTCGCCACCGCGGTCGCCGCCCTGGGCTGGCTGATCGTCGAGCGCATCCGGGACAAGCACGCCACCAGCCTCGGTGCCGCCTCGGGCATCGTCGCCGGTCTGGTCGCCATCACCCCGGCCGCCGCCGCGGTCGACGTCATCGGCGCCATGGCCATCGGCCTCGTCGCCGGCGCCGTCTGCGCCATGGCCGTGGGTCTGAAGTACAAGCTGGGCTACGACGACTCGCTGGACGTCGTCGGCGTCCACCTGGTGGGTGGCCTCATCGGCACCGTCCTCATCGGCTTCTTCGCCACCTTCGGCGGCGACGGTCAGTCGACCTTCGCGCCGGAAGGCGCGGCCCAGGGCCTGTTCTACGGCGGCGGCTTCACCCAGCTGATCACGCAGACCCTGGTCGCGCTGATCGCCGTCGCGATCTCCGGTGTTATGACCGCGATCATCGGCCTGGCCCTGAAGTACACGATGGGCTGGCGTGTCCCCGAGGAGCACGAGGTCGAGGGCGTCGACGTCACCACCCACGGTGAGGCCGCGTACGACATCGAGCCCGCCTCCGGTGCCGGTGTGTCCGGAGTCCTGAGCCACCCGCTGAGCAACAAGTCGCAAGGAGTGAACGCGTGA
- a CDS encoding bifunctional [glutamine synthetase] adenylyltransferase/[glutamine synthetase]-adenylyl-L-tyrosine phosphorylase translates to MTRPASRSPARWGLPNSDRAHADLATTGLFVDDRPAPGAEEVLAAISRSGRPEYALLGLSRLSQALSTDRPADERPALLDALRDNARFRGRLIGVLGGSTALTDHLVAFPEDWRLLLTESPTERLADPIALLAALGAAVGIDPAEPPCTGTEGARARLTGGKAIAALRRAYRSQLLVIAAHDLAPAVEATLPTTALPAVCQALSDLADATLQVGLSVAAAELPAAAAPARLSVIAMGKTGAKELNYISDVDVVFCADFPPARPDADFPPVSDDQPRDEGRMLATATQLASGLMRVCGAAAWEVDAALRPEGKAGALVRTPASHAAYYVKWAETWEFQALLKARPAAGDPDLGRQYMEVIAPGVWSAAGRESFVADVQAMRRRVEANIPDHLRSRELKLGAGGLRDVEFAVQLLQLVHGRTDPDLRLPGTLMALRSLIRGGYVGRTDGAEMAAAYTFLRRAEHRIQLQRLRRTHLLPDDSTDLEWLARSDGYAAAGSSTASEIFTAERVRHAAAVRRLHEKLFYRPLLDAVAAVDEGELRLSPEAAHARLAALGFRAPDAALRHIAALSNGVARRAAIQRTLLPVLLEYFADSPDPDGGLLAYRQLSEDLADTPWYLRLLRDEVTVAHRLATLLGGSKLIANLLNRAPEVLRLLVDDAALLEPEPETVASALIARAGRATSARAKVDAARAARRHELVRLACGDLLGLISVENIGRGLTSVAESAIRVALDAAIEQVSGERGGFRARIAVIGMGRMAGAEMGYGSDADVMYVAEPVDGQEWEGARQDATAAIDLMGRLLVRPTPDPPLDIDANLRPEGRNGPMARTLDSYRVYWEKFAAAWERQALVRARPIAGDVDLGVAFLAAADAFRYPEGGLSQKDVIEIRRIKARVDTERMPRGADRTTHTKLGRGGLGDIEWTVQLLQLQHGHEVPGLRTPSTLQALAAAEEAGLLDASDAVALKTGWLTAAQVRNAIMLVKGKPDDQIPRSGRDLIAVARAIGYPADGDPGEFVDDYRRATRRARKVVDRLFDGE, encoded by the coding sequence ATGACCCGCCCGGCCAGCCGTTCCCCGGCCCGTTGGGGGCTGCCCAACAGCGACCGCGCCCACGCCGATCTCGCGACGACCGGGCTGTTCGTCGACGATCGTCCGGCCCCCGGGGCCGAGGAGGTACTGGCCGCCATCTCCCGTTCCGGCCGGCCGGAGTACGCGCTGCTCGGGTTGTCCCGGTTGTCGCAGGCTCTGTCGACCGACCGCCCGGCGGACGAACGGCCGGCACTGCTGGACGCGTTGCGGGACAACGCCCGCTTCCGGGGTCGGCTGATCGGGGTCCTCGGCGGATCCACCGCCCTGACCGACCACCTGGTCGCTTTCCCGGAGGACTGGCGGCTGCTGCTGACCGAGTCGCCCACCGAACGGCTCGCCGATCCCATCGCCCTGCTCGCTGCGCTGGGGGCTGCGGTCGGGATCGACCCGGCCGAGCCGCCGTGCACCGGCACCGAGGGGGCCCGGGCCCGACTCACCGGGGGCAAGGCCATCGCCGCACTGCGCCGGGCCTACCGGTCGCAGCTGCTCGTCATCGCCGCTCACGACCTGGCGCCCGCGGTCGAGGCCACCCTGCCCACCACCGCGCTGCCGGCCGTCTGCCAGGCGCTGTCCGACCTGGCCGACGCCACGCTGCAGGTCGGCCTGTCCGTCGCCGCCGCCGAGCTGCCCGCCGCCGCCGCGCCGGCCCGGCTGTCCGTCATCGCCATGGGCAAGACCGGCGCCAAGGAGCTCAACTACATCTCCGACGTCGACGTGGTCTTCTGTGCCGACTTCCCACCGGCCCGCCCTGACGCCGATTTCCCCCCGGTCTCGGACGACCAGCCCCGCGACGAGGGCCGCATGCTCGCCACCGCCACCCAGTTGGCGTCCGGGTTGATGCGCGTCTGCGGGGCCGCGGCCTGGGAGGTCGACGCCGCGCTGCGCCCCGAGGGCAAGGCCGGGGCGCTGGTCCGGACCCCGGCCAGCCACGCCGCCTACTACGTGAAATGGGCCGAGACCTGGGAGTTCCAGGCCCTGCTCAAGGCGCGGCCCGCGGCCGGAGACCCGGACCTGGGGCGTCAGTACATGGAGGTCATCGCCCCCGGGGTCTGGTCCGCCGCCGGACGGGAGTCGTTCGTCGCCGACGTCCAGGCCATGCGCCGCCGCGTCGAGGCCAACATCCCCGACCACCTGCGGTCCCGGGAGCTCAAGCTCGGTGCGGGTGGGCTCCGGGACGTCGAGTTCGCCGTCCAGCTGCTGCAGCTCGTCCACGGCCGCACCGACCCCGACCTGCGACTGCCCGGCACCCTGATGGCCTTGCGGTCGTTGATCCGCGGCGGGTACGTCGGCCGGACCGACGGCGCGGAGATGGCCGCCGCCTACACCTTCCTGCGCCGGGCCGAACATCGCATCCAGCTGCAGCGGCTGCGCCGCACCCACCTGCTGCCCGACGACAGCACCGATCTCGAGTGGCTGGCCCGGTCCGACGGGTACGCCGCCGCCGGTTCGTCCACCGCGTCCGAGATCTTCACCGCCGAACGGGTCCGGCACGCCGCCGCGGTCCGCCGCCTGCACGAGAAGCTCTTCTACCGACCGCTGCTCGATGCCGTGGCCGCCGTGGACGAGGGCGAGCTGCGGCTATCGCCGGAGGCCGCGCACGCCCGGCTCGCCGCTCTCGGGTTCCGCGCGCCCGATGCGGCGCTACGGCACATCGCCGCCCTCAGCAACGGCGTGGCCCGCCGGGCCGCCATCCAGCGCACCCTGCTGCCGGTGCTGCTCGAGTACTTCGCGGACAGCCCCGACCCCGACGGGGGCCTGCTCGCCTACCGGCAGCTGTCCGAGGACCTCGCCGACACGCCCTGGTACCTGCGGCTCCTGCGGGACGAGGTCACCGTCGCCCACCGGCTGGCCACGCTGCTCGGCGGGTCCAAGCTCATCGCCAACCTGCTGAACCGGGCCCCCGAGGTGCTGCGGCTGCTGGTCGACGACGCCGCCCTGCTCGAACCGGAACCGGAGACGGTCGCCTCGGCCCTCATCGCCCGGGCCGGCCGGGCCACCTCCGCCCGGGCCAAGGTGGACGCGGCCCGCGCCGCCCGGCGGCACGAACTGGTCCGGTTGGCCTGCGGTGACCTGCTCGGGTTGATCAGCGTCGAGAACATCGGCCGGGGTCTGACGAGCGTGGCCGAGAGCGCCATCCGGGTCGCCCTGGACGCCGCCATCGAACAGGTCAGCGGCGAACGCGGGGGCTTCCGGGCCCGCATCGCGGTCATCGGCATGGGACGGATGGCCGGCGCGGAGATGGGCTACGGCTCGGACGCCGACGTCATGTACGTCGCCGAACCCGTCGACGGGCAGGAATGGGAAGGCGCCCGGCAGGACGCCACCGCCGCGATCGACCTGATGGGGCGGTTGCTGGTGCGTCCGACCCCCGACCCGCCGTTGGACATCGACGCCAACCTGCGGCCGGAAGGCCGCAACGGGCCGATGGCCCGCACCCTGGACTCCTATCGGGTCTACTGGGAGAAGTTCGCCGCCGCCTGGGAACGGCAGGCCCTGGTCCGGGCGCGACCCATCGCCGGGGACGTCGACCTGGGGGTCGCCTTCCTGGCCGCGGCCGACGCCTTCCGGTATCCGGAGGGCGGGTTGAGTCAGAAGGACGTCATCGAGATCCGGCGGATCAAGGCGCGCGTCGACACCGAACGCATGCCCCGGGGTGCGGACCGCACCACCCACACCAAGCTGGGCCGCGGCGGTCTGGGCGACATCGAGTGGACGGTCCAGCTGCTGCAGCTGCAGCACGGCCACGAGGTGCCCGGCCTGCGGACCCCGTCCACCCTGCAGGCCCTGGCCGCCGCGGAGGAGGCCGGGCTGCTCGACGCGTCCGATGCCGTGGCCCTGAAGACCGGCTGGCTGACCGCGGCCCAGGTACGGAACGCGATCATGCTGGTCAAGGGCAAGCCGGACGATCAGATCCCGCGCTCCGGGCGGGACCTCATCGCCGTGGCCCGGGCCATCGGCTACCCGGCCGACGGCGACCCCGGCGAGTTCGTCGACGACTACCGACGGGCCACCCGGCGGGCGCGCAAGGTGGTGGACCGGCTGTTCGACGGCGAGTAG
- a CDS encoding [protein-PII] uridylyltransferase: protein MPNSPVGTAGGFPELRTQLLSRTGVTGPARRKALSRLTDGWLSELAQEAGVNVGGVALVAVGGYGRGELSPASDLDLVLLHSTETPASYAGMLAERLWYPIWDSKVRLDHSVRSVGGARQVARTDLPAMLGMLDLRHIAGDPELASTLHRRVLADWRADAKERLGALRASCREREDRSGSLAFATVPDLKESRGGLRDLVVMRAVAASWVADCPHQGLEEARMALLNVRDAVQTLTGRATDRLQVQDQDAVAEMLGLDDRDVLLRHVASIARTVDHASDLTWHRVDRALNPSRGRVTQVDGMFVRRAERTPLADGIVEQDGEAVLARGVNPATDPTLALRAAAAAAQASLPVSPATVLRLAKMSPPLPEPWPRAALDAFLALLGTGEPMITAWEDLDQAGLIARLLPGWERLRSLPQRDPIHLFTVDRHLMQTAVNAAASVRRVARPDLLLLAAIFHDIGKGLPGDHSEVGAEMIGPWLERLGVGEADRAVITTLVRHHLLLSDTATRRDPDDPATVTAIVDAVGDVLTLELLHALTEADAQAAGPAAWSTWKAGQIAHLVTRARRALAGQPPAEPTPMTAVEQELIDSADVRDGGIGVVIEPATGVVRVTIAAPDRSGLLAAAAAVLTLHRLTVRGAAVRTVDRVGLQTWSVAPEFGDPPAADMLRSDLVKALDGSLDVRARLAKRTAPARRGVTAPPSVTVVDNASAASTVLEVRAHDTPGLLYAVTTHLAGSGIDVHAARVDTLGAEAVDVFYLRGPDGGPLSPATARETAAAIQAALA, encoded by the coding sequence ATGCCGAATTCGCCTGTGGGGACGGCGGGCGGTTTCCCCGAACTGCGGACGCAACTGCTGAGCCGGACCGGGGTCACCGGCCCGGCCCGGCGCAAGGCACTGTCCCGGCTGACCGACGGGTGGCTCTCCGAGCTGGCCCAGGAGGCCGGGGTCAACGTCGGGGGCGTGGCCCTGGTCGCGGTCGGCGGCTACGGCCGCGGTGAACTGTCGCCGGCCTCGGACCTCGACCTGGTGCTGCTGCACTCGACCGAGACGCCCGCGTCGTACGCGGGGATGCTGGCCGAACGGCTGTGGTACCCGATCTGGGATTCCAAGGTGCGGCTGGACCACTCGGTCCGGTCGGTCGGGGGTGCCCGGCAGGTGGCCCGGACCGATCTGCCGGCCATGCTGGGCATGCTCGACCTGCGGCACATCGCCGGCGACCCGGAGCTCGCGAGCACCCTGCACCGTCGGGTGCTGGCCGACTGGCGGGCCGACGCCAAGGAACGGCTCGGCGCCCTGCGGGCCTCCTGCCGCGAGCGGGAGGACCGTTCCGGTTCGCTGGCCTTCGCCACCGTCCCGGACCTCAAGGAGTCCCGCGGCGGTCTGCGCGACCTGGTGGTCATGCGGGCCGTGGCCGCGTCGTGGGTGGCGGACTGCCCGCACCAGGGCCTCGAAGAGGCGCGGATGGCGCTGCTGAACGTCCGGGACGCCGTGCAGACGCTCACCGGGCGCGCGACCGACCGGCTGCAGGTCCAGGACCAGGACGCCGTCGCCGAGATGCTCGGCCTCGACGACCGGGACGTCCTGCTGCGGCACGTCGCCTCCATCGCCCGCACCGTCGACCACGCCAGCGATCTCACGTGGCATCGGGTCGACCGCGCGCTCAACCCGTCCCGGGGCCGGGTGACCCAGGTCGACGGGATGTTCGTCCGGCGGGCCGAACGCACGCCGCTGGCCGACGGCATCGTCGAGCAGGACGGCGAGGCGGTGCTGGCCCGGGGGGTGAACCCGGCGACCGATCCCACCCTCGCCCTGCGGGCCGCCGCCGCGGCGGCCCAGGCATCGCTGCCCGTGTCGCCGGCGACGGTGCTGCGGCTGGCCAAGATGTCCCCGCCGCTCCCCGAACCCTGGCCGCGGGCGGCGCTGGATGCCTTCCTCGCGCTGCTGGGGACCGGCGAGCCGATGATCACCGCCTGGGAGGACCTCGACCAGGCCGGGCTGATCGCCCGGCTGCTGCCCGGCTGGGAACGGCTGCGGTCGCTGCCGCAACGCGACCCGATCCACCTCTTCACCGTCGACCGCCACCTGATGCAGACCGCGGTCAACGCGGCCGCCTCGGTGCGGCGGGTGGCCCGACCCGACCTGCTGTTGCTGGCCGCGATCTTCCACGACATCGGCAAGGGGCTCCCCGGCGACCACAGCGAGGTCGGCGCGGAGATGATCGGCCCGTGGCTCGAGCGGCTCGGTGTCGGCGAGGCGGACCGCGCGGTGATCACCACCCTCGTCCGTCATCACCTGCTGCTCTCCGACACGGCCACCCGTCGCGATCCCGACGACCCGGCGACCGTCACCGCCATCGTCGACGCGGTCGGCGACGTGCTCACCCTGGAGCTGTTGCACGCCCTGACCGAGGCCGACGCGCAGGCCGCCGGGCCGGCCGCCTGGTCGACGTGGAAAGCGGGGCAGATCGCCCACCTGGTCACCCGGGCCCGGCGGGCCCTGGCCGGGCAGCCCCCGGCCGAACCGACGCCGATGACCGCGGTGGAGCAGGAGCTGATCGATTCGGCCGACGTCCGGGACGGCGGTATCGGGGTGGTCATCGAGCCGGCGACCGGCGTCGTGCGGGTGACCATCGCCGCGCCGGACCGGTCCGGTCTGCTGGCCGCGGCCGCCGCCGTGCTGACCCTGCACCGGTTGACGGTGCGGGGAGCCGCGGTCCGGACGGTCGACCGGGTCGGTCTGCAGACCTGGTCGGTGGCTCCGGAGTTCGGTGACCCGCCCGCCGCGGACATGCTGCGGTCGGATCTGGTCAAGGCGCTCGACGGCAGTCTGGACGTCCGGGCCCGGCTGGCCAAGAGGACCGCCCCGGCCCGGCGGGGGGTCACCGCGCCCCCGTCCGTGACGGTGGTGGACAACGCCTCGGCGGCGTCCACGGTGCTCGAGGTCCGGGCCCACGACACCCCGGGTCTGCTCTACGCGGTGACGACCCACCTGGCCGGCTCCGGGATCGACGTGCACGCCGCCCGGGTCGACACCCTCGGGGCGGAGGCGGTCGACGTCTTCTACCTCCGGGGGCCCGACGGCGGGCCGTTGTCGCCGGCGACGGCGCGCGAGACGGCGGCGGCCATCCAGGCCGCCCTGGCCTGA